One Panicum virgatum strain AP13 chromosome 9K, P.virgatum_v5, whole genome shotgun sequence genomic region harbors:
- the LOC120648313 gene encoding uncharacterized protein C6C3.02c-like encodes MPRRSSGRSASRPAPRAAPMRNPPQPARQAPPPAPAQSGGGSILGGIGSTIAQGMAFGTGSAMAHRAVDAVMGPRTIQHETVVSEAAATAPAAPMMNADSCGNHSKAFQDCLNHYGSDISKCQFYLDMLNECRRGGATA; translated from the exons ATGCCTCGCCGCAGCTCAG GAAGGTCTGCGTCGCGCCCTGCTCCGCGTGCTGCTCCGATGAGGAACCCGCCACAGCCAG CGCGCcaggctcctcctccagctcctgctCAGAGTGGTGGTGGCTCCATCCTTGGAGGAATTGGGTCCACAATTGCTCAAG GTATGGCATTTGGTACTGGCAGTGCCATGGCACACAGAGCTGTTGATGCTGTAATGGGCCCCCGTACCATTCAGCATGAGACTGTTGTCTCGGAGGCGGCTGCTACTGCTCCCGCTGCTCCGATGATGAACGCTGATTCTTGTGGCAACCATTCCAAGGCCTTCCAAGAC TGTCTCAACCACTATGGCAGCGACATCAGCAAGTGCCAGTTCTACCTTGACATGCTGAACGAGTGCCGCCGGGGTGGCGCCACAGCTTAA